A genomic segment from Aspergillus puulaauensis MK2 DNA, chromosome 1, nearly complete sequence encodes:
- a CDS encoding uncharacterized protein (COG:S;~EggNog:ENOG410PNXY;~InterPro:IPR009783,IPR032710;~PFAM:PF07080) has translation MADLKPPFTEETARKKVKVAQNLWNTQDPVRVAQAYTPTCIWRNRSSFFSGTETIIDFLTSKWNREKNYRLRKELFSYTDDRIAVQFWYEFQDASDSMRWKRCYGLEDWTFDRETGKMRKRMMSGNDILLGPDGNGEGRWFVDGVDVEDVDIGEEHW, from the exons ATGGCGGATCTCAAGCCTCCGTTTACCGAAGAAACAGCAAGGAAGAAAGTCAAGGTAGCCCAAAACCTCTGGAATACCCA AGATCCCGTACGCGTTGCTCAGGCATACACGCCGACGTGCATTTGGCGCAACCGCAGCTCATTCTTCTCCGGAACAGAGACTATCATCGATTTCCTAACATCGAAGTGGAACCGCGAGAAGAATTACAGGCTACGAAAAGAACTTTTCTCGTATACCGATGACCGTATTGCTGTTCAGTTCTGGTACGAGTTTCAGGATGCCAGTGACTCCATGCGGTGGAAGCGGTGTTACGGACTTGAAGACTGGACGTTCGATAGGGAAACAGGGAAAATGCGTAAGCGGATGATGAGCGGAAATGATATCCTACTTGGGCCTGATGGGAATGGTGAAGGGCGGTGGTttgtggatggagttgatgttgaggatgTAGATATCGGGGAGGAGCACTGGTGA
- a CDS encoding peroxiredoxin family protein (COG:O;~EggNog:ENOG410PP0P;~InterPro:IPR013740,IPR036249,IPR037944,IPR013766;~PFAM:PF08534,PF00578;~go_function: GO:0016491 - oxidoreductase activity [Evidence IEA]) yields the protein MSGLKAGDSFPADVTFSYIPWSEEQGEITSCGIPINYYASKEWANKKVILFALPGAFTPVCSARHVPEYIERLPEIREKGVDVVAVLAYNDAFVMSAWGKANGVKNDDILFLSDPEAKFSKSIGWADDEGRTKRFAIVLDHGKVSYAALEPAKNHLEFSSADAVIKNL from the exons ATGTCTGGACTCAAGGCCGGTGACAGCTTCCCCGCTGACGTTACCTTCTC GTACATCCCCTGGTCTGAGGAACAGGGCGAGATCACCTCCTGCGGTATCCCCATCAACTACTACGCCTCCAAGGAGTGGGCCAACAAGAAggtcatcctcttcgccctcccTGGTGCTTTCACCCCCGTCTGCTCTGCTCGCCACGTCCCCGAGTATATCGAGCGCCTTCCCGAGATCCGCGAGAAGGGTGTCGACGTTGTTGCTGTCCTCGCCTACAACGATGCTTTCGTCATGAGCGCCTGGGGTAAGGCCAACGGAGTCAAGAACGACGACATT CTCTTCCTTTCGGACCCCGAGGCCAAGTTCTCGAAGAGCATCGGCTGggccgacgacgagggccGCACTAAGCGTTTCGCCATCGTCCTCGACCACGGCAAAGTCTCCTACGCCGCTCTCGAGCCTGCTAAGAACCACCTTGAGTTCTCTAGCGCCGACGCTGTTATCAAGAACCTGTAA